A stretch of DNA from Brevibacillus ruminantium:
ATGACACGTACTTTTACCCCATCTGCAACTTGTTGCTCGGGGCTCATATTATAGAGATCCAGTTTCATAGGGCCTACTTCTTTGTCCCCTGCCTTTTTATCGATCAGCATAAAGTTGAGGGCACCCAGCTGCATCTCCTGGAAACCGGTTTGATACAAAGACAGCCCTTCGTACTGCATCGGATGATTCACCACAATCGGACCGCTCTTGATTTCAACCAAATCAGGCTGAGACCCTGGGAGATCGGCATTTTTATTGAGGTAGAGAATCGCATCCGTCTGATAATTCTTCGCGATCGCCCCGCCTTTCAAGTCAAGTTTCTGGGCCATTTCCTCTTCGGACCAGTACTCTGTTTTGTACTGCACGTTTTTCACGTAATAAGGCGTTTCTGGAATGGCGACAGTCTGCCCTTCACGCACCCAGATGAACTCGTCCATGTAAAAGCCGGGAAGGTTGCGCATCAACACCCCGAGCAGGAAGATGATCAGTCCGATATGGTTGATATAGGGTCCCCAACGACTGAACCGTCCTTTTTCCGCCATGACGGCATGACCGCTCGTAAAAATCCGGTAGCCTTTTTTCTTCAAGGCTGCTGAAGCTTCCGTGACCAATTCTTCCGGATCATCCGTCTGGGCTATTTCGGCCTCTCCAAACATCTTCTGTCCTTTCAAAAAAGAACGATGCTGGTTCACGCGCGGCTTGCTCAGCGCTTTATACAGCGGAACCACCCTGTCCAGGCTGCAGATCACGAGTGAAGTGCCCAGCGCAACGAGTAAACTCACAAACCACCAGGAATCGTACATATTGTGGAAGCCTAGCGTGTAAAAAATCGTTCCCAGCTTTCCATAGGTATTCGTGTAAAACCTGGCGACGTCC
This window harbors:
- the resB gene encoding cytochrome c biogenesis protein ResB, whose amino-acid sequence is MDQRKCDCGHTNPVGTLLCESCGKPLEWEVKDEASFPDMRYEGMARRSQTYTRTIIDRTWNYFSSVKVAIGIILVILIASAVGTIFPQQQYIPVPVPTEADVARFYTNTYGKLGTIFYTLGFHNMYDSWWFVSLLVALGTSLVICSLDRVVPLYKALSKPRVNQHRSFLKGQKMFGEAEIAQTDDPEELVTEASAALKKKGYRIFTSGHAVMAEKGRFSRWGPYINHIGLIIFLLGVLMRNLPGFYMDEFIWVREGQTVAIPETPYYVKNVQYKTEYWSEEEMAQKLDLKGGAIAKNYQTDAILYLNKNADLPGSQPDLVEIKSGPIVVNHPMQYEGLSLYQTGFQEMQLGALNFMLIDKKAGDKEVGPMKLDLYNMSPEQQVADGVKVRVIDYFPDFVMGSDGKPATQTNLPKNPMVVLEVKSESDQVTEKLVYVSGTVITEKQDSRYTLEFKMPDLIDISGLMVRKDRAVPLIYFGSFIFMIGVAMGFFWQHRRIWLQLHGDRVLLAAHTNKNWYGMKREVEALVDHVKLPITIEEKAKA